A genome region from Perca fluviatilis chromosome 20, GENO_Pfluv_1.0, whole genome shotgun sequence includes the following:
- the mlh3 gene encoding DNA mismatch repair protein Mlh3 isoform X5: MIKCLTKEVQGKLRSGVAIPSLQQCLEELILNSIDAEATCVGVRMDMEAFKVQVIDNGAGINAEDMECVGNRYHTSKCSSVEDLDNLRWYGFRGEALASLVSLATLVEISSRTRSSVKTHVKIFKDGKGMDVFEADTARPSAGTTVVICNFLHNMPVRRKRMDAVLEGERIRHRVEAISLMHPSVSFTLKNDYTGAMMVQLPKARNTYHRFIQIHSLGRAQKLGEISYTHGQFEVIGYIGKEGHYNNSLQFLYVNDRLLLKTRIHKLLNFLLRRLSSSNQKNGSPDGQSAIRSPKHKRSQELHGVYIINIKCSYSEYDICLEPAKTLIEFKDWDRILLCIEEAVKAFLSRENLVAELSQEDLDYLRPELFSTHNTDSGNGDQATSSASTLDCSIGMKLASDPVHRKRKDDCVCEDNVSRESGQMECKEETEQQGKKKITANEFLKIKSEGSINKEYRYEPQCDLARLEPTSDNHITEEVEPTFSEAGEGSPMLCMSSSVRQLESEKQELSKEKEIQLNNATSTSNMTPLDSITQQIQPDLNSIEQQLPDCQSAGGHEHTLVSNRKISLSDPYVHEKLRTQDLSQINKSVFLCEERSFASKRKISLHAGNDRICQKPCKDFTPIIPPKIPRLATCQKLALCKESGSLEKFRRVYGKSDELKLPSQETQNNTRLPRKDSFVLNSQNLLVCRKDQKNGGVMETETDETQSILRSPPILSAFTRLKPVSGQNRGKTSLAAKLNHLKQHRTDDSKVLTHLSRTALQDNTCHSSNDGSQDSSNNENDCGLNPEPVPGCRTDPLLAEKEEATTSGDWLHHYDTSVGKTVYVNKVTGLSRYEDPPTEETQVRCTSDVSNMAVSVISGTGMEHRCYPFQVDLVFPFLPKSRTERVISSGLDDRDATGESSNSLTLLYSKWNNPVFVRPPTVGVDISSGQADGLAVKIHNILFPYRFSKAMICSMKVIHQVDKKFLACLINTREEEPAALNETEGNLLVLVDQHAAHERVRLENLVADSYEDDPDAPGERRLCSSTILPPLEISVTEEELRLLRSCQAHLRCLGLEVKFSQAADPHVFVRKVPLCFMEKESNEIRRGRPSVIKPIVEEYLQEQIELLRSTGRVRGTLPLTVLKVLASLACHA, translated from the exons ATGATTAAGTGTTTGACTAAAGAGGTTCAGGGGAAACTTCGCTCCGGTGTCGCTATCCCCTCTCTTCAGCAGTGTTTAGAGGAGCTTATCCTAAACAGCATCGATGCAGAGGCGACCTGTGTGGGAGTCAGGATGGACATGGAGGCGTTCAAAGTTCAGGTAATCGACAACGGTGCCGGGATAAACGCTGAGGATATGGAGTGCGTGGGAAACCGATACCACACAAGCAAATGCAGCTCTGTTGAAGACCTGGACAACCTCCGGTGGTATGGTTTCAGAGGAGAAGCCCTGGCAAGTTTAGTTTCTCTCGCCACATTAGTTGAAATCTCATCCCGGACCAGATCATCAGTGAAAACTCACGTCAAAATCTTCAAGGATGGCAAGGGCATGGATGTGTTTGAAGCAGATACTGCTCGACCCTCCGCGGGGACAACTGTTGTTATTTGTAACTTCCTCCACAACATGCCAGTCCGGAGGAAGAGGATGGATGCAGTCCTGGAGGGTGAGAGGATCAGACACAGAGTGGAGGCTATTTCTCTGATGCATCCCTCTGTGTCTTTCACCCTGAAGAATGACTACACAGGAGCCATGATGGTGCAGCTTCCTAAAGCTAGAAACACCTACCATAGGTTTATTCAAATACACAGTCTTGGACGAGCACAGAAACTTGGAGAAATCAGCTACACACACGGACAGTTTGAAGTGATTGGTTACATTGGCAAAGAAGGCCACTACAACAACAGCTTACAGTTCCTGTATGTAAATGACagactgctgctgaaaacacgGATACACAAGCTCCTGAACTTTCTCCTACGCAGACTGAGCAGTTCAAATCAGAAAAATGGCAGTCCAGATGGGCAGTCTGCTATCAGGAGTCCAAAGCACAAACGAAGCCAAGAACTGCATGGAGTATACATCATCAATATTAAATGTTCTTACTCAGAGTATGACATATGTCTTGAGCCTGCCAAAACTCTAATAGAGTTCAAAGATTGGGACCGCATTTTGCTCTGTATCGAAGAAGCAGTAAAAGCATTCCTGAGCAGGGAGAATTTGGTGGCGGAGCTTTCTCAAGAAGACTTGGACTACTTGCGTCCCGAACTGTTTAgcacacacaatacagataGTGGCAATGGTGACCAAGCAACTAGCAGTGCTTCCACCCTAGATTGCAGTATTGGAATGAAACTGGCATCTGATCCTGTTCATCGAAAGCGCAAAGATGACTGTGTATGTGAGGACAATGTTAGCCGGGAGTCTGGTCAGATGGAGTGCAAAGAAGAGACTGAACAACAGGGGAAGAAAAAGATAACTGCAAATGagtttttaaagataaaaagtGAAGGAAGCATAAACAAAGAATATAGATATGAGCCACAGTGTGATCTGGCAAGACTTGAACCTACATCTGATAATCACATTACTGAAGAAGTGGAGCCAACATTCAGTGAAGCAGGGGAAGGCTCTCCAATGTTATGTATGTCAAGTTCAGTCAGACAACTAGAAAGTGAAAAACAGGAActctcaaaagaaaaagaaatacaattaaataatGCTACCTCAACCAGCAACATGACTCCACTAGACAGCATCACTCAACAAATTCAGCCTGATTTAAACAGTATTGAGCAACAGTTACCGGACTGCCAGAGTGCAGGAGGACATGAACATACTTTAGTAAGTAACCGAAAGATCAGTCTGTCTGATCCATACGTTCACGAAAAGCTGCGGACTCAGGACCTGTCCCAAATCAACAAGTCAGTATTTCTATGTGAAGAGAGATCCTTTGCATCAAAACGCAAAATCTCACTGCATGCAGGCAATGACAGAATTTGTCAGAAACCATGCAAAGACTTCACTCCTATCATTCCCCCAAAAATTCCCAGACTTGCAACTTGTCAAAAGTTGGCCTTATGCAAGGAGTCTGGATCCCTTGAGAAGTTTAGAAGAGTATATGGAAAATCTGATGAACTAAAATTACCCTCTCAAGAGACTCAGAATAACACTAGACTTCCTCGTAAAGACAGCTTTGTCTTGAATTCCCAGAATTTGTTGGTTTGCCGGAAAGATCAGAAAAATGGTGGAGTTatggaaacagaaacagacgAGACACAGAGCATCCTTCGAAGCCCACCAATCCTCTCAGCATTCACCAGGTTAAAACCAGTCTCAGGGCAGAATAGAGGCAAAACATCTTTGGCAGCTAAACTCAACCATTTGAAACAACACAGGACAGACGATTCAAAAGTATTAACACACCTGTCCAGGACTGCTTTGCAGGACAATACCTGTCATAGTAGTAATGATGGTAGCCAAGACAGCAGTAACAACGAGAATGACTGTGGTTTGAATCCTGAGCCAGTCCCAGGTTGCAGGACAGATCCTCTGCTAGCTGAGAAGGAAGAGGCTACGACATCGGGGGACTGGCTTCATCACTACGATACATCCGTGGGAAAGACAGTTTATGTCAACAAAGTGACTGGACTCAGCCGATACGAAGACCCACCTACTGAAGAAACACAAGTGCGCTGTACATCTGATGTCTCCAATATGGCCGTTAGTGTCATCTCTGGAACAG GGATGGAACACAGATGCTACCCATTTCAGGTGGATCTAGTGTTTCCCTTCCTACCAaaatccaggacagagagagtgattaGTTCAGGGCTTGATGACAGAG ATGCCACTGGTGAGAGCTCCAACTCACTTACCTTGTTGTACTCAAAATGGAATAATCCCGTATTTGTTCGACCTCCTACG GTTGGTGTAGACATATCAAGTGGGCAAGCTGACGGACTGGCTGTCAAGATCCACAACATCCTGTTTCCATACCGTTTTTCTAAGGCCATGATTTGCTCAATGAAG GTTATTCATCAAGTGGATAAGAAGTTCCTTGCATGTCTTATCAATACAAGAGAGGAAGAGCCTGCAGCACTCAATGAAACTGAAG GAAACCTTCTGGTGCTGGTGGATCAACACGCTGCACACGAGAGAGTTAGACTTGAAAATCTAGTTGCag ATTCCTATGAGGATGACCCAGATGCACCAGGGGAGAGACGTCTGTGTTCATCAACCATTTTGCCACCTCTCGAGATCAGTGTAACAGAAGAAGAGCTTAGGCTGCTTAG GTCTTGTCAGGCACATTTGCGGTGTTTGGGCCTGGAAGTGAAGTTCTCACAGGCAGCAGATCCACACGTTTTTGTAAGGAAGGTACCACTGTGCTTCATGGAAAAGGAGAGTAATGAGATCAGGCGGGGGAGACCATCTGTTATCAAGCCTATTGTTGAG GAGTATCTTCAAGAGCAGATTGAG TTACTCCGCTCAACTGGTCGAGTGAGAGGAACTCTGCCTCTCACTGTGCTGAAGGTGCTAGCCTCCCTAGCATGCCATG CCTGA
- the mlh3 gene encoding DNA mismatch repair protein Mlh3 isoform X4 — MIKCLTKEVQGKLRSGVAIPSLQQCLEELILNSIDAEATCVGVRMDMEAFKVQVIDNGAGINAEDMECVGNRYHTSKCSSVEDLDNLRWYGFRGEALASLVSLATLVEISSRTRSSVKTHVKIFKDGKGMDVFEADTARPSAGTTVVICNFLHNMPVRRKRMDAVLEGERIRHRVEAISLMHPSVSFTLKNDYTGAMMVQLPKARNTYHRFIQIHSLGRAQKLGEISYTHGQFEVIGYIGKEGHYNNSLQFLYVNDRLLLKTRIHKLLNFLLRRLSSSNQKNGSPDGQSAIRSPKHKRSQELHGVYIINIKCSYSEYDICLEPAKTLIEFKDWDRILLCIEEAVKAFLSRENLVAELSQEDLDYLRPELFSTHNTDSGNGDQATSSASTLDCSIGMKLASDPVHRKRKDDCVCEDNVSRESGQMECKEETEQQGKKKITANEFLKIKSEGSINKEYRYEPQCDLARLEPTSDNHITEEVEPTFSEAGEGSPMLCMSSSVRQLESEKQELSKEKEIQLNNATSTSNMTPLDSITQQIQPDLNSIEQQLPDCQSAGGHEHTLVSNRKISLSDPYVHEKLRTQDLSQINKSVFLCEERSFASKRKISLHAGNDRICQKPCKDFTPIIPPKIPRLATCQKLALCKESGSLEKFRRVYGKSDELKLPSQETQNNTRLPRKDSFVLNSQNLLVCRKDQKNGGVMETETDETQSILRSPPILSAFTRLKPVSGQNRGKTSLAAKLNHLKQHRTDDSKVLTHLSRTALQDNTCHSSNDGSQDSSNNENDCGLNPEPVPGCRTDPLLAEKEEATTSGDWLHHYDTSVGKTVYVNKVTGLSRYEDPPTEETQVRCTSDVSNMAVSVISGTGMEHRCYPFQVDLVFPFLPKSRTERVISSGLDDRDATGESSNSLTLLYSKWNNPVFVRPPTVGVDISSGQADGLAVKIHNILFPYRFSKAMICSMKVIHQVDKKFLACLINTREEEPAALNETEGNLLVLVDQHAAHERVRLENLVADSYEDDPDAPGERRLCSSTILPPLEISVTEEELRLLRSCQAHLRCLGLEVKFSQAADPHVFVRKVPLCFMEKESNEIRRGRPSVIKPIVEEYLQEQIELLRSTGRVRGTLPLTVLKVLASLACHVQHIPPEHKLRHIAYMHTAGRNCSVIG, encoded by the exons ATGATTAAGTGTTTGACTAAAGAGGTTCAGGGGAAACTTCGCTCCGGTGTCGCTATCCCCTCTCTTCAGCAGTGTTTAGAGGAGCTTATCCTAAACAGCATCGATGCAGAGGCGACCTGTGTGGGAGTCAGGATGGACATGGAGGCGTTCAAAGTTCAGGTAATCGACAACGGTGCCGGGATAAACGCTGAGGATATGGAGTGCGTGGGAAACCGATACCACACAAGCAAATGCAGCTCTGTTGAAGACCTGGACAACCTCCGGTGGTATGGTTTCAGAGGAGAAGCCCTGGCAAGTTTAGTTTCTCTCGCCACATTAGTTGAAATCTCATCCCGGACCAGATCATCAGTGAAAACTCACGTCAAAATCTTCAAGGATGGCAAGGGCATGGATGTGTTTGAAGCAGATACTGCTCGACCCTCCGCGGGGACAACTGTTGTTATTTGTAACTTCCTCCACAACATGCCAGTCCGGAGGAAGAGGATGGATGCAGTCCTGGAGGGTGAGAGGATCAGACACAGAGTGGAGGCTATTTCTCTGATGCATCCCTCTGTGTCTTTCACCCTGAAGAATGACTACACAGGAGCCATGATGGTGCAGCTTCCTAAAGCTAGAAACACCTACCATAGGTTTATTCAAATACACAGTCTTGGACGAGCACAGAAACTTGGAGAAATCAGCTACACACACGGACAGTTTGAAGTGATTGGTTACATTGGCAAAGAAGGCCACTACAACAACAGCTTACAGTTCCTGTATGTAAATGACagactgctgctgaaaacacgGATACACAAGCTCCTGAACTTTCTCCTACGCAGACTGAGCAGTTCAAATCAGAAAAATGGCAGTCCAGATGGGCAGTCTGCTATCAGGAGTCCAAAGCACAAACGAAGCCAAGAACTGCATGGAGTATACATCATCAATATTAAATGTTCTTACTCAGAGTATGACATATGTCTTGAGCCTGCCAAAACTCTAATAGAGTTCAAAGATTGGGACCGCATTTTGCTCTGTATCGAAGAAGCAGTAAAAGCATTCCTGAGCAGGGAGAATTTGGTGGCGGAGCTTTCTCAAGAAGACTTGGACTACTTGCGTCCCGAACTGTTTAgcacacacaatacagataGTGGCAATGGTGACCAAGCAACTAGCAGTGCTTCCACCCTAGATTGCAGTATTGGAATGAAACTGGCATCTGATCCTGTTCATCGAAAGCGCAAAGATGACTGTGTATGTGAGGACAATGTTAGCCGGGAGTCTGGTCAGATGGAGTGCAAAGAAGAGACTGAACAACAGGGGAAGAAAAAGATAACTGCAAATGagtttttaaagataaaaagtGAAGGAAGCATAAACAAAGAATATAGATATGAGCCACAGTGTGATCTGGCAAGACTTGAACCTACATCTGATAATCACATTACTGAAGAAGTGGAGCCAACATTCAGTGAAGCAGGGGAAGGCTCTCCAATGTTATGTATGTCAAGTTCAGTCAGACAACTAGAAAGTGAAAAACAGGAActctcaaaagaaaaagaaatacaattaaataatGCTACCTCAACCAGCAACATGACTCCACTAGACAGCATCACTCAACAAATTCAGCCTGATTTAAACAGTATTGAGCAACAGTTACCGGACTGCCAGAGTGCAGGAGGACATGAACATACTTTAGTAAGTAACCGAAAGATCAGTCTGTCTGATCCATACGTTCACGAAAAGCTGCGGACTCAGGACCTGTCCCAAATCAACAAGTCAGTATTTCTATGTGAAGAGAGATCCTTTGCATCAAAACGCAAAATCTCACTGCATGCAGGCAATGACAGAATTTGTCAGAAACCATGCAAAGACTTCACTCCTATCATTCCCCCAAAAATTCCCAGACTTGCAACTTGTCAAAAGTTGGCCTTATGCAAGGAGTCTGGATCCCTTGAGAAGTTTAGAAGAGTATATGGAAAATCTGATGAACTAAAATTACCCTCTCAAGAGACTCAGAATAACACTAGACTTCCTCGTAAAGACAGCTTTGTCTTGAATTCCCAGAATTTGTTGGTTTGCCGGAAAGATCAGAAAAATGGTGGAGTTatggaaacagaaacagacgAGACACAGAGCATCCTTCGAAGCCCACCAATCCTCTCAGCATTCACCAGGTTAAAACCAGTCTCAGGGCAGAATAGAGGCAAAACATCTTTGGCAGCTAAACTCAACCATTTGAAACAACACAGGACAGACGATTCAAAAGTATTAACACACCTGTCCAGGACTGCTTTGCAGGACAATACCTGTCATAGTAGTAATGATGGTAGCCAAGACAGCAGTAACAACGAGAATGACTGTGGTTTGAATCCTGAGCCAGTCCCAGGTTGCAGGACAGATCCTCTGCTAGCTGAGAAGGAAGAGGCTACGACATCGGGGGACTGGCTTCATCACTACGATACATCCGTGGGAAAGACAGTTTATGTCAACAAAGTGACTGGACTCAGCCGATACGAAGACCCACCTACTGAAGAAACACAAGTGCGCTGTACATCTGATGTCTCCAATATGGCCGTTAGTGTCATCTCTGGAACAG GGATGGAACACAGATGCTACCCATTTCAGGTGGATCTAGTGTTTCCCTTCCTACCAaaatccaggacagagagagtgattaGTTCAGGGCTTGATGACAGAG ATGCCACTGGTGAGAGCTCCAACTCACTTACCTTGTTGTACTCAAAATGGAATAATCCCGTATTTGTTCGACCTCCTACG GTTGGTGTAGACATATCAAGTGGGCAAGCTGACGGACTGGCTGTCAAGATCCACAACATCCTGTTTCCATACCGTTTTTCTAAGGCCATGATTTGCTCAATGAAG GTTATTCATCAAGTGGATAAGAAGTTCCTTGCATGTCTTATCAATACAAGAGAGGAAGAGCCTGCAGCACTCAATGAAACTGAAG GAAACCTTCTGGTGCTGGTGGATCAACACGCTGCACACGAGAGAGTTAGACTTGAAAATCTAGTTGCag ATTCCTATGAGGATGACCCAGATGCACCAGGGGAGAGACGTCTGTGTTCATCAACCATTTTGCCACCTCTCGAGATCAGTGTAACAGAAGAAGAGCTTAGGCTGCTTAG GTCTTGTCAGGCACATTTGCGGTGTTTGGGCCTGGAAGTGAAGTTCTCACAGGCAGCAGATCCACACGTTTTTGTAAGGAAGGTACCACTGTGCTTCATGGAAAAGGAGAGTAATGAGATCAGGCGGGGGAGACCATCTGTTATCAAGCCTATTGTTGAG GAGTATCTTCAAGAGCAGATTGAG TTACTCCGCTCAACTGGTCGAGTGAGAGGAACTCTGCCTCTCACTGTGCTGAAGGTGCTAGCCTCCCTAGCATGCCATG TACAGCACATTCCACCAGAGCACAAGTTACGCCATATAGCCTACATGCATACGGCAGGAAGAAACTGTTCTGTCATAGGATGA
- the mlh3 gene encoding DNA mismatch repair protein Mlh3 isoform X3, whose amino-acid sequence MIKCLTKEVQGKLRSGVAIPSLQQCLEELILNSIDAEATCVGVRMDMEAFKVQVIDNGAGINAEDMECVGNRYHTSKCSSVEDLDNLRWYGFRGEALASLVSLATLVEISSRTRSSVKTHVKIFKDGKGMDVFEADTARPSAGTTVVICNFLHNMPVRRKRMDAVLEGERIRHRVEAISLMHPSVSFTLKNDYTGAMMVQLPKARNTYHRFIQIHSLGRAQKLGEISYTHGQFEVIGYIGKEGHYNNSLQFLYVNDRLLLKTRIHKLLNFLLRRLSSSNQKNGSPDGQSAIRSPKHKRSQELHGVYIINIKCSYSEYDICLEPAKTLIEFKDWDRILLCIEEAVKAFLSRENLVAELSQEDLDYLRPELFSTHNTDSGNGDQATSSASTLDCSIGMKLASDPVHRKRKDDCVCEDNVSRESGQMECKEETEQQGKKKITANEFLKIKSEGSINKEYRYEPQCDLARLEPTSDNHITEEVEPTFSEAGEGSPMLCMSSSVRQLESEKQELSKEKEIQLNNATSTSNMTPLDSITQQIQPDLNSIEQQLPDCQSAGGHEHTLVSNRKISLSDPYVHEKLRTQDLSQINKSVFLCEERSFASKRKISLHAGNDRICQKPCKDFTPIIPPKIPRLATCQKLALCKESGSLEKFRRVYGKSDELKLPSQETQNNTRLPRKDSFVLNSQNLLVCRKDQKNGGVMETETDETQSILRSPPILSAFTRLKPVSGQNRGKTSLAAKLNHLKQHRTDDSKVLTHLSRTALQDNTCHSSNDGSQDSSNNENDCGLNPEPVPGCRTDPLLAEKEEATTSGDWLHHYDTSVGKTVYVNKVTGLSRYEDPPTEETQVRCTSDVSNMAVSVISGTGMEHRCYPFQVDLVFPFLPKSRTERVISSGLDDRDATGESSNSLTLLYSKWNNPVFVRPPTVGVDISSGQADGLAVKIHNILFPYRFSKAMICSMKVIHQVDKKFLACLINTREEEPAALNETEGNLLVLVDQHAAHERVRLENLVADSYEDDPDAPGERRLCSSTILPPLEISVTEEELRLLRSCQAHLRCLGLEVKFSQAADPHVFVRKVPLCFMEKESNEIRRGRPSVIKPIVEEYLQEQIELLRSTGRVRGTLPLTVLKVLASLACHAHSTRAQVTPYSLHAYGRKKLFCHRMKWMLLEVCCPMIIDYCKE is encoded by the exons ATGATTAAGTGTTTGACTAAAGAGGTTCAGGGGAAACTTCGCTCCGGTGTCGCTATCCCCTCTCTTCAGCAGTGTTTAGAGGAGCTTATCCTAAACAGCATCGATGCAGAGGCGACCTGTGTGGGAGTCAGGATGGACATGGAGGCGTTCAAAGTTCAGGTAATCGACAACGGTGCCGGGATAAACGCTGAGGATATGGAGTGCGTGGGAAACCGATACCACACAAGCAAATGCAGCTCTGTTGAAGACCTGGACAACCTCCGGTGGTATGGTTTCAGAGGAGAAGCCCTGGCAAGTTTAGTTTCTCTCGCCACATTAGTTGAAATCTCATCCCGGACCAGATCATCAGTGAAAACTCACGTCAAAATCTTCAAGGATGGCAAGGGCATGGATGTGTTTGAAGCAGATACTGCTCGACCCTCCGCGGGGACAACTGTTGTTATTTGTAACTTCCTCCACAACATGCCAGTCCGGAGGAAGAGGATGGATGCAGTCCTGGAGGGTGAGAGGATCAGACACAGAGTGGAGGCTATTTCTCTGATGCATCCCTCTGTGTCTTTCACCCTGAAGAATGACTACACAGGAGCCATGATGGTGCAGCTTCCTAAAGCTAGAAACACCTACCATAGGTTTATTCAAATACACAGTCTTGGACGAGCACAGAAACTTGGAGAAATCAGCTACACACACGGACAGTTTGAAGTGATTGGTTACATTGGCAAAGAAGGCCACTACAACAACAGCTTACAGTTCCTGTATGTAAATGACagactgctgctgaaaacacgGATACACAAGCTCCTGAACTTTCTCCTACGCAGACTGAGCAGTTCAAATCAGAAAAATGGCAGTCCAGATGGGCAGTCTGCTATCAGGAGTCCAAAGCACAAACGAAGCCAAGAACTGCATGGAGTATACATCATCAATATTAAATGTTCTTACTCAGAGTATGACATATGTCTTGAGCCTGCCAAAACTCTAATAGAGTTCAAAGATTGGGACCGCATTTTGCTCTGTATCGAAGAAGCAGTAAAAGCATTCCTGAGCAGGGAGAATTTGGTGGCGGAGCTTTCTCAAGAAGACTTGGACTACTTGCGTCCCGAACTGTTTAgcacacacaatacagataGTGGCAATGGTGACCAAGCAACTAGCAGTGCTTCCACCCTAGATTGCAGTATTGGAATGAAACTGGCATCTGATCCTGTTCATCGAAAGCGCAAAGATGACTGTGTATGTGAGGACAATGTTAGCCGGGAGTCTGGTCAGATGGAGTGCAAAGAAGAGACTGAACAACAGGGGAAGAAAAAGATAACTGCAAATGagtttttaaagataaaaagtGAAGGAAGCATAAACAAAGAATATAGATATGAGCCACAGTGTGATCTGGCAAGACTTGAACCTACATCTGATAATCACATTACTGAAGAAGTGGAGCCAACATTCAGTGAAGCAGGGGAAGGCTCTCCAATGTTATGTATGTCAAGTTCAGTCAGACAACTAGAAAGTGAAAAACAGGAActctcaaaagaaaaagaaatacaattaaataatGCTACCTCAACCAGCAACATGACTCCACTAGACAGCATCACTCAACAAATTCAGCCTGATTTAAACAGTATTGAGCAACAGTTACCGGACTGCCAGAGTGCAGGAGGACATGAACATACTTTAGTAAGTAACCGAAAGATCAGTCTGTCTGATCCATACGTTCACGAAAAGCTGCGGACTCAGGACCTGTCCCAAATCAACAAGTCAGTATTTCTATGTGAAGAGAGATCCTTTGCATCAAAACGCAAAATCTCACTGCATGCAGGCAATGACAGAATTTGTCAGAAACCATGCAAAGACTTCACTCCTATCATTCCCCCAAAAATTCCCAGACTTGCAACTTGTCAAAAGTTGGCCTTATGCAAGGAGTCTGGATCCCTTGAGAAGTTTAGAAGAGTATATGGAAAATCTGATGAACTAAAATTACCCTCTCAAGAGACTCAGAATAACACTAGACTTCCTCGTAAAGACAGCTTTGTCTTGAATTCCCAGAATTTGTTGGTTTGCCGGAAAGATCAGAAAAATGGTGGAGTTatggaaacagaaacagacgAGACACAGAGCATCCTTCGAAGCCCACCAATCCTCTCAGCATTCACCAGGTTAAAACCAGTCTCAGGGCAGAATAGAGGCAAAACATCTTTGGCAGCTAAACTCAACCATTTGAAACAACACAGGACAGACGATTCAAAAGTATTAACACACCTGTCCAGGACTGCTTTGCAGGACAATACCTGTCATAGTAGTAATGATGGTAGCCAAGACAGCAGTAACAACGAGAATGACTGTGGTTTGAATCCTGAGCCAGTCCCAGGTTGCAGGACAGATCCTCTGCTAGCTGAGAAGGAAGAGGCTACGACATCGGGGGACTGGCTTCATCACTACGATACATCCGTGGGAAAGACAGTTTATGTCAACAAAGTGACTGGACTCAGCCGATACGAAGACCCACCTACTGAAGAAACACAAGTGCGCTGTACATCTGATGTCTCCAATATGGCCGTTAGTGTCATCTCTGGAACAG GGATGGAACACAGATGCTACCCATTTCAGGTGGATCTAGTGTTTCCCTTCCTACCAaaatccaggacagagagagtgattaGTTCAGGGCTTGATGACAGAG ATGCCACTGGTGAGAGCTCCAACTCACTTACCTTGTTGTACTCAAAATGGAATAATCCCGTATTTGTTCGACCTCCTACG GTTGGTGTAGACATATCAAGTGGGCAAGCTGACGGACTGGCTGTCAAGATCCACAACATCCTGTTTCCATACCGTTTTTCTAAGGCCATGATTTGCTCAATGAAG GTTATTCATCAAGTGGATAAGAAGTTCCTTGCATGTCTTATCAATACAAGAGAGGAAGAGCCTGCAGCACTCAATGAAACTGAAG GAAACCTTCTGGTGCTGGTGGATCAACACGCTGCACACGAGAGAGTTAGACTTGAAAATCTAGTTGCag ATTCCTATGAGGATGACCCAGATGCACCAGGGGAGAGACGTCTGTGTTCATCAACCATTTTGCCACCTCTCGAGATCAGTGTAACAGAAGAAGAGCTTAGGCTGCTTAG GTCTTGTCAGGCACATTTGCGGTGTTTGGGCCTGGAAGTGAAGTTCTCACAGGCAGCAGATCCACACGTTTTTGTAAGGAAGGTACCACTGTGCTTCATGGAAAAGGAGAGTAATGAGATCAGGCGGGGGAGACCATCTGTTATCAAGCCTATTGTTGAG GAGTATCTTCAAGAGCAGATTGAG TTACTCCGCTCAACTGGTCGAGTGAGAGGAACTCTGCCTCTCACTGTGCTGAAGGTGCTAGCCTCCCTAGCATGCCATG CACATTCCACCAGAGCACAAGTTACGCCATATAGCCTACATGCATACGGCAGGAAGAAACTGTTCTGTCATAGGATGAAGTGGATGTTGCTTGAAGTCTGTTGTCCGATGATAATAGACTATTGTAAAGAATAA